The Larimichthys crocea isolate SSNF chromosome II, L_crocea_2.0, whole genome shotgun sequence genome segment AAAGTCAACTCTGATCAACGGGATGATGAATTACATTCTGGGTGTTAAATGGGAGGATTCATTTCGGTATAAGTTAGTTGACGAGCGTCAGACAAACTCACAGGCTCACAGCCAGACTTCTGCAGTCACTGTGTACAAAATCAACCACCAGGATGGTTTTAAAATAGATCACTCACTGACCATTGTTGACACTCCAGGTTTTGGAGATACAAGAGGCATagaaagagacagggagatTGTAGAACAGCTGCATAACCTCTTCACAGCTAAACATGGTGTCAGTGAAATagacactgtgtgttttgtagctCAGGCTGCTTTAGCACGACTCACACcaacacagaaatatgtgttTGACTCGGTGCTCTCCATCTTTGGTAAAGATGTGGCAGAAAACATCAGAGTCCTGGTGACGTTTGCAGACGGTCAACGTCCACCAGTTCTAGAGGCCATCAATGCTTCAGGTGTCCCATGTCCTAAAACAGAAGACGGACTGCCAGTTCACTTCAAATTCAATAATTCAGCCTTGTTTGCAGACAACAAATCATCTGCAGCAGGCAGCATGagtgaggatgatgaagatggaggCTTTGATCAGATGTTTTGGAACATGGGGACAAAAAGCATGAAGAAGTTCTTTGCAGCTCTGAATCTCATGGAAACCAAAAGTTTGACGATGACAAAGGAGGTcctgagagaaagacagcagcTCGAGAATACAGTTGAAAATTTGCAGATTCAGGTTAAAGTTGGGTTAGCCAAACTTGAGGAGACAAAAGAGAcgaaagaaaaactgaaagagcACGAGGCAGAGATCAGCAGAAATGAGAACTTTGAGTTTGAAGTCACTGTAATGAAGCCTTTTCAAGAAgatatttctggttctggttgttaCATTACCAATTGTCAGCAGTGTCATCAGACCTGTCACTATCCCTGTGGAATACCCAATGATGCAGATAAAGCAGGCTGTTGGGCAATGGGACCAGATGGACACTGCACAGAGTGTCCACGTAAATGTCACTGGAGTCTTCATTATAATCAGAAGTACAAATGGGAGTATAAGGCAGTTAAAGAAAAACGAACAGTgcaagagatgaaagaaaagtaCTTGAAAGCCTCAGAGGCCAAGTCTCCCTTTCAGGCACTGATGCAAAAACTGAAGGCTGAATTTGATCGTTTGCAGAATGAGGTGGTGAAACTGGTGAAGAAATCAGGAAAGTGTTTAAACAGACTTAAAGAGATAGCACTGAAGCCAGATCCTCTCTCCACTCCAGACTACATTGACATGCTGATTgagggagagaaacatgaaGGCAAGCCAGGCTGGAAGCAACGAGTTGAGTCCCTGATGAACATGAAAGAAAAGGCAGAGTGCATGGCTAAAGTGGCGAGAGGAGATCCTCCAGAGTTCATACAGCCTGGTTTCCAGTGTTAGTCTGAGACTAACACTGTTCAGAGGACGATTCATGCAGCTTTTGATCATCTGAGAtttagaaaagaaagacaaaaaaactaaaaactaaatttcACTTTATCCAATATCAGACGACATAACAACCTTTAACAGAAGTGAACATTCTATTTCTGTTCTTAAATTAAAggtttagtgacatctagtggtgaagttgcagattgctgCCATcgacatacagtatataaagatGGATGACGTGACAGCTCCccaaaagtgaagccaaagtttatttacatatattcatTTATCCTCTATATATACATTTTGTCTAGAAACTTGTTAGAAAGTTTCCTTTGAGCTGTTTGTGGTGATTTGGTTTTAATACTtttgtcagaaatgtttcattattttgatcATGTTGTGCttcccttcatctttttttttatttttactcatttattattatcatttaatcACTTATTTAGCTGATCATTATTTTGAttatcatttgtcatttcttatcattcatgtatgttttttaCTTTGCACGATAAGTTTCCTTTTCAGACTGGTTCTGACATGCTGAACCTCTCTCTGGGTTGAGGAGCTTGCATGTGCGAGCCTCAGCAGAGGTGGAGTATTAAAGGAAGGTTCTTCACGTCGTTCATCTTTTCTGAGAGTCAGACTGCAGGGCTCTAGGTAAAGCAGGGATATCAGACTGGTTGCTTTCCTGATGTGGGAACAAGAACAAACCTTCTGTGAATAACTGATGTCAGTTCAGAGATTAGATAATAAAAAGTGAAGAGACAGATGTGACTGAACGTTTTGAAAGTCACAATTAATCAATTTGATCCATAGTTTAGTCATATCGAGGATTCTGAACAGAACTCaatcaatgttttcatttttatattttaaatgttctaattcttctttctttgaatTGAATCTACAAACTGTTgttgggaaaataaaaaatatataacctTTGAAAGTCCTGATTGGTCAGTTTCATTTCTGGGCGAGGCCACAAagaatccaatccaatccactttatttacatagcacgattttagcaaacacagggtttccaaagtgctgcacaacaagataaaatagcacaatagaaacagaacaacacatgaagtagataatagaaagatagaaaacaataaaaataaaatgaataaaaagcactaccTGCACacgataaaataaataaaacagacaaaaataaatatgtaaataacaaaatgcatgtatacacataaaatcaaccatctacatggtgttaaaagccaaagagtagaggtgggttttaagaagggtCGTTCTTTCATTCATCTTCTCCCGCTTTATCTGAGGTCGGGTcgtgggggcagcagcttcagcagggaggcccagacttccctctccccagccacttcgtccagctctcccagggggaccccaaggcgttcccaggccagccgagagatTGTATtcatgatctcattctttcggtcactacccaaagctcgtgaccataggtgagggtaggaacgtagatcgactggtaaatcgagagcttcacCTTTCGGCTCAACTTTGTGGCAGTCACAACATCGGCTCTGATGACTGACGTCTCAACTTTGGTGAATTATAAGTCACTGAAATTATTGGTGCTGCCTGTGCACTCAGATGCTTACTGTGATCAaagtatttttataattttatatttaaatttttcaaATTTGGCCCCATGCATCAGTAGTCAGTTCAAATTTCATGAGACAGTGCTGGGAAAAGGAAGGCGTTCCAGAGGAGACCTGGCTTCAAGTTTGGGAAAACCTGCCGACTTTTACTAACTCTTTGCTTTGGAGAAATCCACATTTATTTGGTCTCAGCGCTCCTGCAGGGGGTGTTGATCAGTTTTTACCCATTGGTACCGTGACTCGTTATTTTTGAGTTACATCATGTGAACTTAAAATCAGAttcagagctgcagacagaaacagaacatgtgTTTAAGAATGAGTTGGAGGATTCAGTTCaacatttaacagtttaaatgtacttatcattttaaaaactaataTTGATTAAGTAAACATTTAAACTCTTCTTTGTtggaatttattattattattttaaaggtcctgtgtgtagaatttagtgacatctagtggtgaagttgcagattgctgCCATCGACATATATAAAGATGGACGACGTGACAGCTCCCCAAAAGTAAAGCCACATAAAATTACGtgaagttacatagtgtgagaacagacgtacgaatgacagagacaccgttcacctgatcacaggtcagagtggatcaacaggaggtcacagacgttAGTTTATCAGAGTTCACAAAGTATTACAGTTTTGTacagttgctaacacactgaaatgacatggatagcacaaatatttaaagtgacacacagggagcaaaacctcatctcaaatctaAAACTGTGTCTGTTACATGCATTACATGTTACATTATAcatctgtacctgtctgtcctgaggtttgtttcatttgtatgtAAAGGTTTAAAGGACACGTCTGACACAATAATCACGTCTGCAtgtacatttaaacagtttttgtttttccatacTGATCATGTTTGGGATGTGTTTCTTAACTGCACCttaaaacagagcagcagagctgaagcATTGAGATGTAGCAGCCACCAGagggagcagcagcacagagctgacacatcACGCCTCActgtggtggaaagtaactaagtacatttactcaagtactgtaggTAAATACAGTTTAATGATCTTGTACTTATTGACAATGTCCGAGGACATGTTGTACTTCTTACTGCACTACATTTGTCTAACAGCGTTCATTTATAATTTTACACAGGAAACCTTTAATtataaaatgacagattttgaTGGTTGAACCAGCAAATAAAAACGCACAATtctattttctacattgtagaaaCACAGAAGACGTCTAAACTATGAACTAACAAATGGAAActaagaaaaacatgtttgatattttagatgATGAATGTGCCTTGTCAGATTTGACTTCGTGGAGTTTCTTCCTCTGCCAAGAAGAAATCTCACATGCTGAGGCGATATGTCTGCAGCTGTAGTAAGAGCTACAATCCTGCAGTAGGATGTTGTGAAACAAAAGAAGTGAAACTTTCTGACTGAAAGGAAAATAATCCCATGAACAAGATGaatcacagacagagaaactttaaaatgtgtcaaagtcacaggacagacagagtgatgACATGTTGGTTGGTTTAACGTGTGAGCTAACGTCAGTTGCTTGCTTCAAAGGTTAGGTTAGGAAGTCGACGTGTTTGCACATGCTAGTCTACAGGAGACCGTGTGCTGTGTGGAGAGAAGcatgtcatgtgtttttctgttgatttctaCAGGTATGTGCATTATtattgaatttcaaatgtttattattttttctttttctgtttttttgtcttcctaaAAGTAAATAGCATTTGCATACGGCCTATATGTACTCGAAAATTTGTCAAATTACGTATTTTAGGGGTCTCTGACATGGACGTACAAAAatggctctacagcgccacctagatgtagatctgaaacttcttgtggtttttaagaccaatattatgcaaatTTCAGCTGCATAATTATTTAAGGGGCGGGGCAAAAgtgctctatagcgcccccttgaacttttctttgcggcagccctgccacagttttggacacagagttatgaaagcTCAGCcaaattgtagaacatggcaagacggacaaaaaagtctcttggagccATGGGCTATGTATGAGCCAATATGagttttgttgattattttgtttttccctatggtgtgtatgtgagtgaacGTATGTGGTGATTGACTGGGTGTGTCTAGCCCCACCTGGTGGGCACCTGGAAGGAGGGTGGAgccagagaggcagagaaggcaGGAAGACCCAGCAGTACTGCAGCCAGCGAGGGGTGGCTGGAAAGAGGCAACAGGTTCTTCCAAACATTACAACAAAACCAGCCACCACAGACCGAAACTCAAGGATCACATACTCGCGATTGTATAGAGAAGGAACAATGGTACCCTCAAAAGAAACAGCCAGATACAATAGAGGATATAACGCAAAGCCTCATGTCAGTGATTTTGCAGAGGCAACCGGAAGAACAAGACCATGACTTCCGACAGTGGATTCCAAAGAGACACAGGAAAGGTTCAGCATCTGCCTTTATAAAGACAGGCTTTGTCTTACATGAAACTTTGACCACCTTCAAGCCTGAAACAGTAACATAAGTGACATTCAACACAACAGCGTGCACTGAAGATTTCCTCCACCCAGATTTGAGCAGAGAAATCACCTCATCCTGGACCGAGTACTGTGGAGCGCAGAGGAATGGGATGTGGCAACAAAGACAAGTATCAAAAAGGCTGAAGAAGTCACAGTGAGAGATCTGAGTCTAAACACCGCGTAATCGTTCAGATGCAGAAGCAGTGACCTCAGAAGGTGTTGTGGCCGGACAATGGAAGTCGATGGTTCACATAAACTGTTTTACCGCACCTCTCCTTGGCAAAACCCACAAGTGAATCAACACCAATTGAAATTTAGTGACTTGGAAGAAAACCTGCTGAGACTGGAAGTATGTCCAGACTTGAGTACATGTTGATTCTGCAAAAAACAGACGAACGGGATGAAAGAGGAAGATCTCCAAGTGGAAGCAAATGAGTCTGAGGCTAAAAGGCGGATCATTGCGAGACTTCAGGCCAGAGACCACATATGGTGGTCAGGGTCAATGTGATTGTGGTGACCTCGGGCAGAATCAAGAAAGCATCCTCTGTTGCATGTCTGCACAACAAAACTTAACCTTCTCACAGCATCACTCAAACAGTACAAGTGAAAGGATCAATTTCTGGATCCCCTTTAAGTTTACAACTGCCTGTTGAAAGACAGAACGACACGCACATAGATGGATGCCGAAAATAACGTTTTGGAAAGAAAGCACGGAGACAAGTTCGAAACGATTTACTTTTGGAGACGACCGGTCTGGAAATCCACTTTGATCAATTGCAATGATCAACTAGCATTGTCGTGTAGAGTTGGAACGACAATGTCAGCTATCAAATCAATTGATAAGGATCATCGAGATCACCAGACTTCTGCAGTCACTGTGTACAAAATCACCACGAgcaggtgttttttaaaatagatcACTCACTGACCATTGGTGACACTCCAGGTTTTTGGACGTGCAAGAGGCATTTACAAAGGACAGGGAGATCACAGAAACCCTGCATGACATTCTCTCTGCTGCACGCACGTCTCAGAGAAATAGacgtgtgttgtttttgtagcGTCAGGCTGCTTTAGCAACGACTCACACAACACATAAATCTGTGTTTGCACTCGGTGTCTTTCCCCCATCTTTGTAAAGACTGTGGCAAGTAAAACATCAGGGTTATGGTGGGACGTTATGCAGCCGTCAACGTCCCCAGTATCTAGAGACCTTCAATGCTTCAGGTGTCCCAGTCCTAAAACAAAAGACGGCCTTGCCAGTTCCACTTCAAAATTCAATTAATCCATCCTTGTTTGGCAGAACACCAATCATCTGCGCAGGCAGCATAGTGACGATGATAAGATGGAGGCGTTGATCAGATGTTTTTGGTACATGGGGACAAAAAGCATAAAGATCAGTTTCTTCGAGCTTGCACTGAAATAACAACCAAACCAATGAAAATGGGGTTCCTCAAAGACATGACGGAGTTCAAGAGTTTTGTTCGGCATCGATTTAAATGCCCAATGCCTGTTGTGATGGCGAAAACTGATAAAGAACGTGTTCAAGTGTCTGATAAGatcaaaagaaacactgcaagCCATCTTCTCTCCGCTCAGAATATATTGACTCCGATGAGAGAGAGCGATCAGAAGAACCAAGCCGAGCTGTAAAGCAACGGTTAAGTTCCTGAAAAACTGAGAGGGTGATGAAAAAAGATAAGAAGATGATggtgatatgatgatgatgatattaaCAAGTAGCCTCATGATAGAGCAAGTGATGACAAACACAAGGAAAAATCTCGTACTTGATGTCATCaccatctttttttattctctgctgctcatgatgatgatgcatgatgatgatgatgatgagaagagTAGTCACTCTGATAAAGAAGTTGtgacaaaacacaatgaaaatctcGAAGTTGATGTCatcatcttctttcttctctgctttcaTGATGAGATGGTGGTTGCT includes the following:
- the si:ch73-170d6.2 gene encoding uncharacterized protein si:ch73-170d6.2; protein product: MESVVSSSLHAAGESEEAKTGSDPANSQQNNCDSNEKGRIKRLADAVKEKSKRLEHTGSLSVHRISLKDDKINVAGCRRFSFGKESSKRNQTVMVLGATGAGKSTLINGMMNYILGVKWEDSFRYKLVDERQTNSQAHSQTSAVTVYKINHQDGFKIDHSLTIVDTPGFGDTRGIERDREIVEQLHNLFTAKHGVSEIDTVCFVAQAALARLTPTQKYVFDSVLSIFGKDVAENIRVLVTFADGQRPPVLEAINASGVPCPKTEDGLPVHFKFNNSALFADNKSSAAGSMSEDDEDGGFDQMFWNMGTKSMKKFFAALNLMETKSLTMTKEVLRERQQLENTVENLQIQVKVGLAKLEETKETKEKLKEHEAEISRNENFEFEVTVMKPFQEDISGSGCYITNCQQCHQTCHYPCGIPNDADKAGCWAMGPDGHCTECPRKCHWSLHYNQKYKWEYKAVKEKRTVQEMKEKYLKASEAKSPFQALMQKLKAEFDRLQNEVVKLVKKSGKCLNRLKEIALKPDPLSTPDYIDMLIEGEKHEGKPGWKQRVESLMNMKEKAECMAKVARGDPPEFIQPGFQC